The region CAATTCGAGAAGCACACGGAATACAAGGATGTGCTCAAATAGGAGGAAGATCGTTTGACGAATACAGATACACTGAAACAGATTGAAGAGCTGCAGCAGCGCTGCGAGCAATATGAAGGAATCTCGCTGAAGCTGAACTGGGACATGCTGCGTCATCCGGGAGAAGCCGGCGGTGCGGAGTGGGTGTTATCCTACGAAGGGGAGCTGCTGACCGGATTCATCGGCTTGTACGGCATCGGCGGTGATATGGAGGTATGCGGCATGGTCCGGCCGGGCTACCGCCGCCGGGGGATCTTCAGCTCCCTCTGGGAGCAGGCTCAGGCCGTCATCCGCCGGGGGAAGACGAAGTCACTGCTGCTGAACACCCCTGCAGCTTCGGCTTCAGGGAATGCCTATCTGAAGACCTTGCCGGTTGCCTTCAGCCATTCTGAGTTTCAGATGAAATGGGATGGCGCAGGGAGCAAGGTTAGAGCCTCAGAGGCCAGCTCAGCCTCCGGCAATGTGCTGCTCCGGCCTGCACGCCCTGAGGAGACGCCTCTGCTCATCGCCTTCGACTGCGACGGGTTCCAGATGACCGAAGAGGACGCCGCTGAAATGTATGAGCTGCACGAACAGGAAGGCTCACAGGAGCATATCATCATTGAGCTAAGCGGCCAGCCCGCCGGGAAAATGCGCCTGTGGTCGGAGAACAACGAAACCTGGATCTACGGATTTACGGTGGACAAGAAGCTGCGCGGTCTCGGCATCGGCCGGAGTGCCCTCCAGCAGACTATCGAGCGGGAGCAGCGGAATTATAACGGAGTAAATCTGGAGGTGGCGCTGGATAACCCGAATGCGCTGAAGCTCTATGAGAGCTGCGGATTCGTCGTGCTTAACCAGCAGGATTATTACACCTATCCTTTGAACAGCTAGCCTGGACGAGTATTTTAAGAGGCACCATTGGGGCCAAGCGGCTGCGTGTAGGCTGAATGTATGCTGTTTTTCACATACATTCGGCCCACACACCTGCGCACCAACATAATGTATACTGTTTTTCACATACATTCGGCCCAGACGTCCGCGCACCAGCGCAATGTATGCTGTTTTTCGCATACATTCGGCCCATACGCCTGCGCACCAGCACAATGTATGCTGTTTTTCACATACAATTTCTAAACAATCAAAAAGCATCCCCTCATGGTCAAATGACTCTGAAGGAGATGCTTTCTTTATCTTGTCACACTCTTCGTCTGCTTTTACATCAGTCCGTAGCCCCGCACCTGGGCTTCATCACGGTCACTGCGGCGGTTGCTGCATTTCACGCATCCTGCTGCCTGCTCTTCCCGCTCCAGGAAGACAGACAGCAGGCGCACATAATCCAGCGACTCCTGCAGCGGCATGTCTGCCCCATCGAACAGCTGCCTGCGGCCATCCAGCAGCGAGTAGATGGCGATCGTCTCCGCCGGCTTCCCGTAAGCCTTATGGCAGAACAGATTCGCCATATGCAGAAATCCGGTAATGACCTGCTGATCGGCGTGTACCATGAATTTCTGGATATTCAGACTGCGCTCCGTAAGCTCCGAATTCCAGGCCAGCTGAAAAATCACCGCCAGCTCAATCTCAAGCTCCCGGACAGGAACATGCCACTGCTCGAAGCGCATCACCGGAATCTCCCGGGCGAAACTGCCCGCGACAATCCGCATCAGCTCATCGGCCACCGCCTGCTTCACATCCCAGTAATGCATCAGCGAAGGAAAAGCGTTGCCCTTCGGCGGCCAGCGGCGCTCCAGCAGAAACTGGACCGGCGTCTCCCGGCGCACCTCGGGCCGGAGACCGTAGAAGTCATTAAGCGTATGTCCGACTGCATATTGAACCTGCTGTCTCCAGCGGGGAAGTCCGGTAGCGGGAGCTCCGCTGCCGTCCGCCTCGGCCCCGCCCAGCATGATGTGCTCCATGC is a window of Paenibacillus sp. FSL H3-0469 DNA encoding:
- a CDS encoding GNAT family N-acetyltransferase; this encodes MTNTDTLKQIEELQQRCEQYEGISLKLNWDMLRHPGEAGGAEWVLSYEGELLTGFIGLYGIGGDMEVCGMVRPGYRRRGIFSSLWEQAQAVIRRGKTKSLLLNTPAASASGNAYLKTLPVAFSHSEFQMKWDGAGSKVRASEASSASGNVLLRPARPEETPLLIAFDCDGFQMTEEDAAEMYELHEQEGSQEHIIIELSGQPAGKMRLWSENNETWIYGFTVDKKLRGLGIGRSALQQTIEREQRNYNGVNLEVALDNPNALKLYESCGFVVLNQQDYYTYPLNS